A region of Scleropages formosus chromosome 2, fSclFor1.1, whole genome shotgun sequence DNA encodes the following proteins:
- the uts2b gene encoding prepro-urotensin II-beta — MMCRLFLSWTLLLSVSGSLLAHPITDSTEMAYSGPVSAEEGPALSVDEPSLSDQAYLSQSGTALGYPTLLARELSRDGLRTAGFFPREALKEVLLEKQSRLNPLIRFLGTRKQYRKRGNTSECFWKYCV, encoded by the exons ATGATGTGCAGACTTTTCCTGTCCTGGACCCTGCTGCTCTCCGTCTCCGGGTCCCTCCTCGCGCATCCCATCACAGACTCTACGGAGATGGCCTACTCCGGGCCAG TGTCGGCGGAGGAGGGTCCGGCGCTCAGTGTGGATGAGCCGTCTCTGTCTGACCAGGCCTACCTCTCCCAGAGCGGCACGGCCCTCGGCTATCCCACCCTGCTGGCCCGAGAGCTCAGCAGAGATG GTCTCAGAACAGCAGGATTCTTCCCCCGAGAAGCACTCAAGGAG GTCCTTCTGGAGAAGCAGAGCAGGCTGAACCCCCTCATCCGTTTCCTAGGCACCAGGAAGCAGTACAGGAAGCGAGGGAATACATCTGAGTGTTTCTGGAAGTACTGTGTTTGA